The genomic segment TTCACGATGCGACTGCGATGGGGGAAATAATACAGGCCGAGAATCTCCAGCTAGCGCCATACGGTGGGGCTGGGTGGGCTGCTGAAGCTGGCGAGTTCACTGTAGGAGGCCGAATTCCCATCAATCCATCGGGCGGTCTGGAATCCAAAGGGCACCCGATTGGCGCAACCGGAATCGGGCAAGTTTATGAGCTAGTGACGCAATTGAGAGGCGAGGCTGGAAAAAGGCAAGTCGAAGATGCTCAAATCGCCATTCAAGAAAATGGCGGCGGCATTTACGGAGTTGAGGAAGCTACAGCTGTAGTAAATATTTTTTCTAAATAGTACAAACTTAGCATGGGCCATGTCGGGGCGCATATAAAATGTCCCGCCATGGCAACTCAAGCTTGTCAACCTGTTGGCTCAATGGATCAATTGGATTATTTGAGCCTGAAGCTTTTGTGTTGTCGTTCCCCAACTCTACAGGATGATTTAGTGCGCCGTCTGATTAATATGAGCTAGGATAGAAATTTTTCTGTCAGTAAGAGAGGTATTCGATTGTGCCCATGCCGATAGCTCCATTCAATCTGACCCTATACGGTCAATTGAAACTCAATGGCGGGTGTCGAGCCAGCACTTTGATCAAACGCCTAGTTCATCGTGTCAGTCTTCATTTCTTAGGGAATGCATGCGAGACGGTCCCAAGGATATCAAGCTTGCTTCAGGTTAACACTCAGATGGTATTCAAGTGGCGCAAGCGCTACAGTGTGCATGATTTTAAAGGGTTTTATGATTCCCCGCGCCTGAGCCAGCACCGAAAACTGAACCGTGGAGACGTCAAAATTTATGAGCACACGGTTCACCAGGTTCCGATACAAGCCTTGCACTGGAGTATCAGCCTCACGCGAACATGCCGGGGGGGCGTGTTGGCAAGTGCATCAGCTGAAGAATGCGTTAAATTTGAAGCCGCAACGGCTCATTACGTTAAAATCACGAATAATCCGTATTTTCTCGAGAACGTTTGTGGCATTGTCGGCCTCTATCTGAATCTGCCGGACAATGCGCTGGTCCTCTCTGTTGATGAAAAGACCCAAATTCAGACGTTCGATCGAACACACCCAAATCTACAGCTCAAGCCAGGCCAAGTTGAGCGTCATACTTACGATTACGAGCAACATAGCACGACAAGCCTTTACGCGGACCTCAACATTTTGACGGACGAAGTGATTGGCCGTGTCACCCAGCGTCATCACGCCTTGGAATTTTTAGATGTTTTAAGACAGATCGATTGGGAAGCCCCGCAGGATCTGCAGCTATATGTCATCCTAGATAGCAACTCTTCTCACAACACCTCGGAGGTCAAAGCCTGGCTCGCCAAGAATCCTCGGTTCAAGGTGCATTTCACCCCAACCAGCGCGTCGTGGTTGAATGAGGTTGATAAGTGGTTTGGTCAACTGGATCGGCGCGAACTTTATCGAGGAAATTTAACCAGCGTTGGTGAATCGAAGCCAGGGATTAAGAAGTGTATCAAGGTTCACAACGAAAAACTGGCCAATCCCTTCCGGTGGAATAAAAGTACTGCACACGATTGTATCATTGGCATGGGCAAGTTTGCGCTTAATCGATAATAAGCGTGTAAATTTAATAGGCGCTATATTTGGTGGGCTGGAATGAGGCAAAAACAAGATCTAAGAGGCATGCGACATCATCTGAGTTCGAATTGGCGCCTGCCGTTGATTCCGACCAAACTTTCGCCGCCAAGGAGGTCTCAGCCTCTCTTTTCCCGAAAACGGCTGGAGAGTCTTGCCCCGGCAATCATGAAGCATGCTTTGACACTAGTCCAGGCGCCTGCAGGGTATGGAAAGACTACACTCGTTGGCCAATGGGCGGACAAGTATCGAGGTGAAGATAAGCTTGTAGCTTGGTTAAGTCTCTCAGAAGAAGACAACTCAGAAAGGCGATTCTTATCATATCTCATTGCCTCACTGTCAATAACGAAGTCGAATTTCTGCAATGAATCTATTTTAGCGATTAACTCTGAACTATCTTCATCGATTGAAGTTGTTGAATCGATTTTGCTCGCCGAGTTAGAGGCCTCTCGTGAGGAAATCCTACTTACATTTGACGACTACCACTGCATTACTAATCCTGAAATTCACTCGCTAATGTTGCGTCTGATAAAGAATCGACCCGAAAATCTCCATATTATCATTGCAACCAGATCCGAAATTCCCATACGTCTATCTAAGCTGAAGTTGGAAAACCAATTGTTAATCTTGGGTGTCTCTGATCTTCGAATGGATTTTAGTGAGCTTGAGATTTTTCTAAACGAAGTTGTTGAGTTGGATCTACCTAAGAACGTCGCGAGATTGCTTTACGAAGTTAGCGAGGGATGGGTTGCCGGCGTGCAAATGGCGGCTTTGTCACCAAGGCTTCGCAAAGAACCAAAACAATTCCTTAATGAATTTGCAAGCGGATCGAAGGATCTTAAAAACTACCTCCATGAGGTATTAGTGGAACTATTACCTTCAGATTGTGAGGAAGCCCTTGTACGCTGCTCAATTTTAGAGCGCTTCAACGTATCGCTATGTCAGGTGGTTGGTGGGGTAAGCGATGGGAATGCCTTTTTAGAGAAATTGTCTCGGTTGAATTTGTTTATATTTTCGCTTGATGACAATAATGAGTGGTTCCGGCTTCATCGGTTATTTTCTGATTTTCTTCGAGAACGTTTGGGTCAGTTAGGTAAAAAGGAGGTGTTAGCCCTTCATCGTCTTGCTTGCAACTGGTTCGTCGCTCATGAGTTGTGGTCTGAAGCAGTGAGTCACGCTTTAGCCATTGGTAATTCAGATCTTGCTAAAACGTTCATCGAACGCTGTGCATCGGAAATGCTAGAAAAAAGCCGAACGGCCACACTGGTCAATTGGGGAAAGCAAATACCAGAGCATGAGTTGAGCAAGAATATTGACATACGCTTGGCAATCGTCCGGGCTCAGATGCTAATGATGGAGCTTCCTCCCATTCATGGCTTGCTTCATGAGTTAGAGTCTGATTTGCAGAAAAGTGATGATGTTGATTTGATGGAAAGAAGAGAGGATTTGCAAAAACAAATACAGACAACGTCATCGCTACTTGCACTACTTGAGGACCGATTGGAAGACGCTAGGCGCTCTGCGGAGCCATTGATGGAAGCGCCTAGCGAGCTCAATAGATTTGAGTACGAAGTGGTCTTCAATGTCCTAGGCTATATTTATCTCCATCAAATGCGCTTTGATGAGATAGTTGAGGTACAGCGGCAAGCAGCTCGATTGACCAATAAGCTTCACTTCGGTGAGGGATACCGAAAAAGTTTTGAAGGCTTGGCCTGGTTCTGGCGTGGACGCTTAGATAGAGCTGAAGCATTGCTAGGAGAGTCTTTAGCGATTTCTGAGAAAATCGCCGGTCGGCGTTCGATGGCTTCTGTGACAGCCATCGCGAGCTTGGCCGAGCTTTGCTATGAGCGTAACAAAATAGAGGAGGCGGAGGAATTATTGGCATCTGCAATGACGGGCTCTTTGGACGCCTGCCTATTGATAACAGCACAAACCATTTATTCGCTTCTTGCTCGAATAAGTAAGCTGCGCGGAGAAAAAGCAGAATCTTGGATATTACTGGATAAGCTCGAAAAGGTTGCCATGAAACGAGGGTGGGTCCGACTGGAGGGCCACTGCTATGCAGAGCGTATTCAGTCTGATATATGGGAGGGTGATGGAATATCAGCAACTAGAGAGCTAGGGCGTTTTGAACAGTATCTTGAGACCGTGAATCCGGATGTTATTGCTAAAGAACTCCTACATGATGATTGGCTAATATCGAAGGCACGAATTGAACTCCTTAATCAACCATCCAAGGGTTTTATAAAGGAGTTGCATGAGCGTATTACTGTTCTAGACCGTCAGGGTGCGCTTTATCGTAGTGCTAAATTCAGAATGCTGGCTGCGCTTGGAGAGTGGAAAATTGGCCAAACCAAGGCGGCTAAGAAAAGCTTAATTCCAGCACTCGCACTAGGTCAAGCGCAAGGCATGTTTAGAACCTTTGCAGATGAACTTCAAGGTGGGCAGTGTCTTCTAAAAAATATTGCTTCAAGTTTAGACGCACACGAAATGCGGTTGATGCCTTATATTGAAGGCTTAGTAAACAATATGGAACCTGTACCAAAATTGTTAGGCAATTTTGAAAAAGACCTTGAATCTGACTCGTTACCATCTGACATTTCTGATCTCGAACTCTTGAGTGCATCAGAGGTTACTGAAAGGGAGCGTGAGATTCTGGAACTAATTGGGGATGGTCTATTTAATAAGGAAGTTGCGAACCTATTAGGAATATCCGAGGGTACTGTCAAATGGCACCTAAAAAACCTATACAGTAAATTGGGCGTTTCCAGCCGAACTCAAGCCTTAAAAAGGGCGCATAGTCTAAAACTGATAAATTAACCTTCCGTCCCTGTCCCGCCCTTTCGAGGGGGGGAAGGTTGTTTATTTTTGGTTAGTATTTTGGGTCGCGAGAGTAAAGTAATACTGCTGAATTAAATGCCATTTCGATCGAAAACATCTCGGAATATTAGGAGTTTTTATGGGGCCTCTTGAGGGAGTCAAAGTTGTAGAGTTTGCAGGGATTGGTCCAGCACCGATAGTGGGTATGCTGTTAGCTGACTTGGGAGCCCAAGTTGTGCTAATTGAACGCAAAGTGATGAATTCAAACGCTGCAACAGTTGATCCCACTTTGATGGGAAAGGCTGCATTTTTTAAACGAGGTAAGAAGTCAATCACACTAAACCTCAGCAAATGTAGTGATGTTGAGGCTGCTTTGAGTTTAGTTGCAAAGGCTGATGTGCTCGTGGAGGGTTTCCGCCCTGGCGTTATGGAGAGATTGGGGATTGGACCAGAGGTATGCCTCGAAAAAAATCCAAAACTAATCTACGGTCGGATGACTGGATGGGGACAGACGGGACCGCTGGCGCCTTCGGCCGGTCATGACCTGAACTTTTCTGCCATCACAGGAGCTCTTGTTTACGGCGGTTTGCCAGGGGATATTCCGTTCCCGACGCCAACTTTGCAGGGTGATGTGGGGGGAGGGAGCATGTCTTTGGCGCTCGGTATCCTATCTGCACTGTTTCATGTCAATAAAACTGGCCAAGGTCAAGTGATTGATGCGGCTATTTCTGATGGTGTAATTTATAACATGATGCTTCTGGCCAGTTTGAGGGAACAAGGAGTCATTAGTGATGGCGACCGTAATGACTTTTTCAGTGGTGCGGCTCCGTGGTGCAGCACTTATCGGTGTGCCGATGATCGCTTTGTTACCGTTCAAGCATTAGAGCCTAATTTTTACCAAAAGCTAATTTCTATTTGTGGTTTTAGCGATGATCCAGACTTTGTAGACCAATACGATAAGAGTTGCTGGCAGATAGCGAAGAAGAAGATGTCAGCGTTTTTTGGCTCCCGAACGCAGGCTGAATGTTGTTCGCTTTTGGAGGGAACAGACGCTTGTTTCGCTCCGATTTTGAATCTTTCTGAGACTGCAAATCATCCTCATAATCAGGCGCGTGAAAGCTTCATTCGTATCGACGGAGTGCTGCAGCCTGCACCCGCACCTAAGTTTAGTCTCACTAAGCAGGTGGTTGGTAGTATACCTGATTTGGGTGAGCACAATGACAATATTTTGGGACCGCTAGGTTTGTATAACAAATCCAATCTCTCTGATTGATATCAGAATCTTAGAGGCGAAAGGTCAGAGTGATTGGGTGTTCCAAAACATAACGGCAAGCGGCCGCTGATCACACCTGGTCAGGTATAGCCGACTTCCAGTTGTGGGGCAATAACTCTTCGATGGCGCTGTTCCTCTGCGTCGGCAGGCGGCTCAGTACATCCTCCAGATAAGGGTATACGCATCATGCCCGTTCAGCTCGGCTGACTGGATCAGGGTCATTACTGGAGGCCCCGCCAGGGGCTCGGTGGCCAGCCAGATCTCGTCGATTCGGATCATCCCAATAGATCCCGCAGCAAAGTTGCACATTGATGGGCCTGCTCCGCAGGCTACTCCACCATGACCGCACCGCCAGTGTGGGGAATTTCGATGTGGATGGTGCTATAGACCCTCAGCGCACCTCGCTTATCTAACGCTGGACCATATTAGCATTGAGGCCATTATCCAGAGAAATTCTGGAAACTGATGCATCGGGCTCCAGGCATTGGGCAACAATCTCAGCTTTGAATTCCCGGGAGAAGCGGCGACGGCGTTGATAGGGTTTGGTTACGCTTAATTGGTTATCCTGACGGCAGCAGCACCTGACTCAAGATGAGGTTACCGGACAGTTACATATAACGAGCATTCACCACGGATGAAGATGAGCGGTTTCCAGTTTTTTCCTTAATCGGTATTGGCGATACTGAGATCTGAACTTATGTCCCCAGAAGTATAGGCTTCTTTCATTTATTAGCTAGTGCCAAATGGACGTGTCGCTACCGCTTTTACCTATTTAAGCTTTGTTGAAGGATCACCATCGATTTAAATCGGCGGAGGATTATTCGTCCGTTCTCTAATTTGTTAGTTAGCGGCCATTTAAAGAAACCCACTACTAGCCATTAATTTTGATCCACCTCGGAGTGGCTGTAGCCCCCAGGCCACAGAGCCAGCTACTTTCCTTGCTGGATTAGCAGTTCCTCGACGAACGGAAAACCTGGTGTTCATCAGCTCGTCGGGTGTGGGCAGGTCAACCCAGCAGGCCCGCTACAACCTGCTCCAGCTGATCGATAGCCTTTACGAATACCGGTCGATCATCCTGACCACCACCAAGAACCTCATCAGTTGGGGCGAGTTCTTCCACGACGACAACGTGGAGGTGCCGATCATCGACAGGACGATACACCACTCACACTTCTTGTGTTGGGAGGCGAAACTATCGACTGAGGCAGAAAGCTACAAGATTCACGATGAAGAGTGGGCAAAGTAGATGGCCATTGGAAAATCTTTACGCGGCCCCTTCTTTTGGGGGGGGTGTCATGTGATTTATGAAGATACTTTGGACAAAGTTCAAAAACAAAAATGGTAGGCAAGAAATGAGTAATCCATATGTATTGGAAACCCGAGGCCTCGTAAAGAAGTTTAGGGGATTTCAGGCCGTTGATCATGTCGATCTACAAATTCGGCAGGGCGATATTCATGCCTTAATTGGCCCTAACGGTGCTGGGAAAACAACAGTCTTCAACCTATTAACCAAGTTTCTTACTCCCACTGGGGGGAGCATTCTTTATAAGGGCGAAAATATCACTGCCCTAAATTCGGCCGCTATCGCACGCAAGGGTATTGTCCGATCCTTTCAAATCTCTGCTGTTTTCCCTTACATGACCGCACTCGAAAACGTCCGCGTGGCTCTGCAGGCGAGCGATGGTTATTCCTTTAATTTTTGGAGATCAGGCAGTTCTTTGCAGCATTTGAATAAACGTTGTATGGAACTGCTTGAGTCGGTCGGTCTTGCCGAGTTTGCCCATACCACTGCTATTGAGCTGTCTTATGGTCGTAAGCGTGGGCTTGAGTTGGCTACAACGCTTGCGATGGATCCCCAAGTGTTGTTGTTAGATGAGCCGACTCAAGGTATGGGCTCGGAAGATGTCGATCGTGTGGTGGATTTGGTGCGTGAAGCTGCCAAGGGTCGCACCGTGCTGATGGTGGAGCACAACCTCAGTGTCGTAAGCAAGCTTTGCGACCGAGTTACGGTACTAGCCCAAGGCGCCGTTCTGACTGAGGGGGATTACCTGGCCGTATCCGAGGACCGGCGAGTTCGTGAGGTTTATATGGGGCATGATGGTAGTGGCGAGCGGAGTGCGTCACCTCTCAAAGCCTCCAATTATGGG from the Marinobacter sp. LQ44 genome contains:
- a CDS encoding IS630 family transposase gives rise to the protein MLQVNTQMVFKWRKRYSVHDFKGFYDSPRLSQHRKLNRGDVKIYEHTVHQVPIQALHWSISLTRTCRGGVLASASAEECVKFEAATAHYVKITNNPYFLENVCGIVGLYLNLPDNALVLSVDEKTQIQTFDRTHPNLQLKPGQVERHTYDYEQHSTTSLYADLNILTDEVIGRVTQRHHALEFLDVLRQIDWEAPQDLQLYVILDSNSSHNTSEVKAWLAKNPRFKVHFTPTSASWLNEVDKWFGQLDRRELYRGNLTSVGESKPGIKKCIKVHNEKLANPFRWNKSTAHDCIIGMGKFALNR
- a CDS encoding LuxR C-terminal-related transcriptional regulator; the protein is MRQKQDLRGMRHHLSSNWRLPLIPTKLSPPRRSQPLFSRKRLESLAPAIMKHALTLVQAPAGYGKTTLVGQWADKYRGEDKLVAWLSLSEEDNSERRFLSYLIASLSITKSNFCNESILAINSELSSSIEVVESILLAELEASREEILLTFDDYHCITNPEIHSLMLRLIKNRPENLHIIIATRSEIPIRLSKLKLENQLLILGVSDLRMDFSELEIFLNEVVELDLPKNVARLLYEVSEGWVAGVQMAALSPRLRKEPKQFLNEFASGSKDLKNYLHEVLVELLPSDCEEALVRCSILERFNVSLCQVVGGVSDGNAFLEKLSRLNLFIFSLDDNNEWFRLHRLFSDFLRERLGQLGKKEVLALHRLACNWFVAHELWSEAVSHALAIGNSDLAKTFIERCASEMLEKSRTATLVNWGKQIPEHELSKNIDIRLAIVRAQMLMMELPPIHGLLHELESDLQKSDDVDLMERREDLQKQIQTTSSLLALLEDRLEDARRSAEPLMEAPSELNRFEYEVVFNVLGYIYLHQMRFDEIVEVQRQAARLTNKLHFGEGYRKSFEGLAWFWRGRLDRAEALLGESLAISEKIAGRRSMASVTAIASLAELCYERNKIEEAEELLASAMTGSLDACLLITAQTIYSLLARISKLRGEKAESWILLDKLEKVAMKRGWVRLEGHCYAERIQSDIWEGDGISATRELGRFEQYLETVNPDVIAKELLHDDWLISKARIELLNQPSKGFIKELHERITVLDRQGALYRSAKFRMLAALGEWKIGQTKAAKKSLIPALALGQAQGMFRTFADELQGGQCLLKNIASSLDAHEMRLMPYIEGLVNNMEPVPKLLGNFEKDLESDSLPSDISDLELLSASEVTEREREILELIGDGLFNKEVANLLGISEGTVKWHLKNLYSKLGVSSRTQALKRAHSLKLIN
- a CDS encoding CaiB/BaiF CoA transferase family protein, coding for MGPLEGVKVVEFAGIGPAPIVGMLLADLGAQVVLIERKVMNSNAATVDPTLMGKAAFFKRGKKSITLNLSKCSDVEAALSLVAKADVLVEGFRPGVMERLGIGPEVCLEKNPKLIYGRMTGWGQTGPLAPSAGHDLNFSAITGALVYGGLPGDIPFPTPTLQGDVGGGSMSLALGILSALFHVNKTGQGQVIDAAISDGVIYNMMLLASLREQGVISDGDRNDFFSGAAPWCSTYRCADDRFVTVQALEPNFYQKLISICGFSDDPDFVDQYDKSCWQIAKKKMSAFFGSRTQAECCSLLEGTDACFAPILNLSETANHPHNQARESFIRIDGVLQPAPAPKFSLTKQVVGSIPDLGEHNDNILGPLGLYNKSNLSD
- a CDS encoding ATP-binding protein; translation: MFISSSGVGRSTQQARYNLLQLIDSLYEYRSIILTTTKNLISWGEFFHDDNVEVPIIDRTIHHSHFLCWEAKLSTEAESYKIHDEEWAK
- a CDS encoding ABC transporter ATP-binding protein — encoded protein: MSNPYVLETRGLVKKFRGFQAVDHVDLQIRQGDIHALIGPNGAGKTTVFNLLTKFLTPTGGSILYKGENITALNSAAIARKGIVRSFQISAVFPYMTALENVRVALQASDGYSFNFWRSGSSLQHLNKRCMELLESVGLAEFAHTTAIELSYGRKRGLELATTLAMDPQVLLLDEPTQGMGSEDVDRVVDLVREAAKGRTVLMVEHNLSVVSKLCDRVTVLAQGAVLTEGDYLAVSEDRRVREVYMGHDGSGERSASPLKASNYGAVS